In Nitratiruptor sp. YY09-18, a single window of DNA contains:
- a CDS encoding HlyD family efflux transporter periplasmic adaptor subunit: MRLLFLMVLPLMLIAKVHSVKVEPLQIYHIKAAASGEVVFSDYTKESQVVHDAVIVGIDDKIDRATLKNIQKKTNNLQSIIKITKDSLQTAAAVMQIKRENYERIKNLSTKPRYEKNMRQAEYLAARQNYLATKEKLDNLLMQLADLQLQLTKTKDVISKKNPKISGYVYNIYPRVGDFVAMGAPLVDVADITKAKVTLYLSPQEIEGIKEKKIFINGKRVVGEFITLHRITDTNFITQYKAEIAIPAPKIFGKIVKVEIK; the protein is encoded by the coding sequence ATGCGACTACTTTTTTTGATGGTTTTGCCTTTGATGCTCATAGCAAAAGTCCATAGTGTTAAGGTGGAACCACTGCAAATCTATCATATCAAAGCGGCTGCAAGCGGCGAAGTTGTTTTTAGTGACTATACAAAAGAGTCACAAGTGGTGCATGATGCAGTAATTGTTGGCATTGATGACAAGATCGATCGTGCCACACTTAAAAATATTCAAAAAAAGACTAATAACCTTCAATCAATCATCAAAATCACGAAAGACTCTTTGCAGACAGCTGCGGCAGTCATGCAGATCAAAAGAGAAAATTATGAGCGCATTAAAAATCTCTCCACAAAACCTCGCTATGAGAAGAATATGCGCCAAGCTGAATACTTAGCAGCGCGTCAAAACTATCTCGCTACAAAAGAGAAACTCGATAACCTCTTGATGCAGTTGGCTGATTTGCAGCTACAGCTTACAAAAACCAAAGATGTGATAAGCAAAAAGAATCCCAAAATTTCTGGCTATGTTTATAATATCTACCCTAGGGTTGGTGATTTTGTAGCTATGGGAGCGCCTTTAGTAGATGTAGCCGATATTACAAAAGCAAAAGTGACTCTCTATCTGAGCCCCCAGGAGATCGAGGGGATAAAAGAGAAAAAGATTTTTATAAATGGCAAAAGAGTTGTAGGGGAATTTATTACTTTACATCGCATTACAGATACCAATTTTATTACGCAGTATAAAGCAGAAATTGCAATACCTGCTCCCAAAATTTTTGGAAAAATAGTAAAGGTGGAGATTAAATGA
- a CDS encoding aspartate aminotransferase family protein gives MNLKEMDLQYVLHTYARNYVNFKYGKNATLFDEENKDYIDFTSGIGVVSVGHGNKRLADAICDQAKKIIHISNLYLIEPQALLAKRLVELSGYDMRLFFANSGAEANEGAIKIARKYGEVDDEIKRYKIITLKHSFHGRTITALKATGQEAMHTYFGPFPDGFVYAENLEQIPSLIDEKTVAVMIELIQGEGGVEPQDKVAVQELAKFLKQKDILLIVDEVQTGIYRTGELLASNLYEIEPDIITLAKGLGGGVPIGAVMTRLKDIFKPGDHGSTFGGNYLSTRAALEVVNMLEEYKASGKLDQKMIYFEEKLKEIAKGFGDIFVKEVGIGFMRGLRAKSSKLQSQIINKAFDKRVLILKAGRNTVRFLPPLTITKEEIDEGIERFKEALVELTS, from the coding sequence ATGAATCTTAAAGAGATGGATCTGCAGTATGTTTTGCATACATATGCAAGAAATTATGTCAATTTCAAATATGGCAAAAATGCAACGCTTTTTGATGAAGAGAACAAAGACTATATCGATTTTACTAGTGGTATAGGTGTTGTGAGTGTTGGACATGGGAATAAGAGATTGGCTGATGCAATATGTGATCAAGCAAAAAAGATTATTCATATCTCAAATCTCTATCTCATTGAGCCACAAGCACTTTTAGCAAAGAGACTCGTGGAGCTGAGTGGCTACGATATGAGGCTCTTCTTTGCCAATAGTGGAGCCGAGGCAAACGAGGGGGCTATCAAGATAGCTAGAAAATATGGTGAAGTAGATGATGAGATTAAACGCTACAAAATTATAACACTCAAACACTCATTTCATGGCCGTACAATTACTGCACTCAAAGCAACAGGCCAAGAGGCTATGCATACATATTTTGGTCCATTTCCTGACGGATTTGTCTATGCAGAAAATCTTGAGCAGATTCCTTCACTTATCGATGAGAAGACAGTTGCAGTGATGATAGAGCTCATCCAGGGAGAGGGGGGAGTAGAGCCCCAAGATAAAGTTGCTGTTCAAGAGCTTGCAAAATTTCTCAAGCAAAAAGATATCTTGCTTATAGTTGATGAGGTACAGACGGGGATTTATCGCACCGGTGAATTGCTAGCAAGCAATCTCTATGAAATAGAACCAGATATCATCACCCTTGCAAAGGGTTTAGGTGGAGGTGTGCCAATAGGTGCAGTGATGACAAGACTCAAAGATATTTTCAAACCAGGTGATCATGGAAGTACCTTTGGAGGTAACTACTTAAGTACGCGTGCAGCATTAGAAGTTGTGAATATGCTAGAAGAGTACAAAGCCAGTGGAAAACTCGATCAGAAGATGATCTATTTTGAAGAGAAGCTCAAAGAGATTGCAAAAGGGTTTGGAGATATATTTGTCAAAGAGGTAGGAATAGGCTTTATGCGAGGACTGCGTGCAAAGAGCAGCAAACTCCAAAGTCAGATCATCAATAAGGCATTTGATAAGAGGGTGCTTATCCTCAAAGCTGGGCGCAACACAGTGAGATTCTTGCCACCTCTGACTATTACAAAAGAGGAGATTGATGAAGGGATTGAGAGATTCAAAGAGGCATTGGTGGAGCTAACGTCTTGA
- the acpS gene encoding holo-ACP synthase, giving the protein MYIGIDLIKIERIEKMRERFGHKGLQRFMLPSEIETFKRSESIAGVWAAKEAIAKALGCGIGKDLAFHDILLSKDERGAPKAILLNNKDQVFGIKKIALSISHDGEYAVCAVLIV; this is encoded by the coding sequence ATGTATATTGGAATCGATTTGATCAAAATAGAGCGTATTGAGAAGATGAGAGAGCGTTTTGGTCATAAGGGTTTGCAGCGTTTTATGCTCCCCAGTGAGATAGAGACTTTCAAACGGAGCGAATCTATTGCAGGTGTGTGGGCAGCAAAAGAGGCAATCGCCAAAGCTCTTGGCTGTGGTATAGGCAAAGACCTTGCATTTCATGATATTCTTCTATCTAAAGATGAAAGAGGTGCTCCAAAAGCGATACTTCTTAATAATAAAGACCAAGTTTTTGGGATTAAAAAAATAGCTCTTTCTATCTCTCATGATGGCGAATATGCAGTCTGTGCAGTACTCATTGTCTAA
- a CDS encoding TolC family protein encodes MKRVLFFLPLLLIADDSWLASIQQKELQIERERAVVEAKKLRDSWINPIQMSYRYQEGNQFPNQLLKTFTITLEQPLFKSGGIWAAILYADATKIANVKSVDKKRRQLVFQAIALATQYKILDLQIKKQQLALKNAYLDIKIKREQYLHGELDSTFLDNAIMKKNSAKLQVINLEDQKREVARNFAKISDTNIDNLKLPNFQLIKKEYYLSHNYDLTIAQASIQASKYNRWMQVARYLPTVSVFGSYNYQSMQGSLYVPGYRYSDYFYTYGFAVSMPLFDINSLKNIEIAKLDYLKNRVGYAITQRDKEMEFAKVEDKLQKLQERMALADEDIALYKDLVKKTKDLVKAGEKTTYDLEILQNSYKIRLLDKEIYQLQKQQILQNIYKEMHP; translated from the coding sequence TTGAAAAGAGTACTCTTTTTCTTGCCCTTGTTGCTCATAGCAGATGATAGCTGGCTTGCAAGTATCCAGCAAAAAGAGCTTCAAATAGAGAGAGAAAGAGCAGTTGTAGAAGCAAAGAAGTTACGAGATAGCTGGATCAATCCTATTCAGATGAGCTATCGCTATCAAGAAGGCAATCAGTTTCCCAATCAACTTCTTAAAACCTTCACCATAACACTTGAGCAGCCACTTTTTAAAAGTGGTGGAATCTGGGCTGCAATACTCTATGCAGATGCTACAAAAATAGCAAATGTGAAGAGTGTTGATAAAAAGCGGCGTCAACTTGTTTTCCAAGCTATTGCCCTAGCAACACAGTATAAAATTTTGGATCTGCAGATAAAAAAGCAACAGTTGGCACTAAAAAATGCATATCTCGATATCAAAATCAAAAGAGAACAGTATCTGCATGGTGAGCTAGATAGCACCTTCTTAGATAATGCAATTATGAAAAAAAACAGTGCTAAGCTGCAAGTGATAAATCTTGAAGACCAAAAGAGAGAGGTTGCGAGGAACTTTGCAAAAATCAGTGATACTAACATTGATAACCTCAAACTGCCAAACTTTCAGCTCATAAAAAAGGAGTATTACCTTTCACATAATTATGACCTGACAATTGCACAAGCAAGCATACAAGCGAGCAAATATAACAGATGGATGCAGGTTGCTCGCTACTTGCCTACTGTTTCTGTTTTTGGATCATACAACTACCAATCAATGCAAGGAAGTCTCTATGTTCCGGGATATAGGTATAGTGACTACTTTTATACCTACGGATTTGCAGTGAGTATGCCGCTTTTTGATATCAATTCTTTGAAAAATATCGAAATTGCCAAACTCGACTACCTCAAAAACCGTGTAGGGTATGCGATAACGCAAAGAGACAAAGAGATGGAGTTTGCTAAAGTCGAAGACAAATTGCAAAAACTGCAAGAGCGCATGGCTTTGGCAGATGAAGATATAGCCCTCTACAAAGATCTAGTCAAAAAGACAAAAGATTTAGTAAAAGCTGGTGAGAAGACGACCTATGATCTAGAGATTTTGCAAAATTCATACAAGATACGTCTTCTTGATAAAGAGATCTATCAACTTCAAAAGCAGCAGATTTTACAAAATATCTATAAAGAGATGCATCCATGA
- a CDS encoding SAM-dependent methyltransferase codes for MIPFSQFFYQWLYGEGGYYTKPLEIGKSGDFFTAVSVSPLFGGAIANHIYKQIQNGVLSHDATIFEVGAHRGYLLADIVQFLYTFDPSLIKRLTFAIVEPFTHLQKIQQEYFKQSFGNTVKLEHYISLKNVKKKQGFVVANEIFDAFPCELYYKGKMGYVKEFQVVWDECEEDIASIAHKYGIQKGEISRGFGSFAKQLAQAFEKVEFVAFDYGDLEHRNEFSLRIYYEHQVHPFFEEGLDISKYYKKSDITYDVHFAYLIDSFEEAGFEKVAYKTQLAALVDFGITELLEKIMQSKGFEVYKRELEKVKILIAPNQMGERFKMVNIIKQ; via the coding sequence ATGATTCCCTTTAGTCAGTTTTTCTATCAGTGGCTCTATGGTGAGGGTGGATACTATACAAAACCTTTAGAGATTGGAAAGAGCGGAGACTTTTTTACAGCTGTGAGTGTCTCACCGCTTTTTGGAGGAGCGATTGCAAATCACATCTATAAACAAATACAAAATGGAGTACTTTCACATGATGCTACAATCTTTGAAGTAGGAGCACACAGAGGCTATCTCTTGGCTGATATTGTACAGTTTCTCTATACTTTCGATCCATCTCTTATAAAGCGTCTGACTTTTGCAATAGTTGAGCCATTTACTCATCTGCAAAAGATCCAGCAAGAGTATTTCAAACAAAGTTTTGGCAATACAGTAAAGCTAGAGCACTATATATCGCTCAAAAATGTAAAAAAGAAACAGGGTTTTGTTGTAGCCAATGAGATCTTTGATGCATTTCCTTGTGAACTCTACTATAAAGGCAAAATGGGATATGTCAAAGAATTTCAGGTAGTTTGGGATGAGTGTGAAGAGGATATTGCCTCCATTGCACATAAATATGGAATACAAAAAGGTGAAATTAGTCGCGGATTTGGCTCTTTTGCAAAGCAATTAGCGCAAGCTTTTGAGAAAGTAGAATTTGTCGCTTTTGATTACGGGGATTTGGAGCATCGCAACGAATTTTCTTTGCGTATATACTATGAGCACCAAGTCCATCCCTTTTTTGAAGAGGGACTAGATATTAGCAAATATTACAAAAAGAGCGATATTACCTATGATGTACATTTTGCTTACCTCATAGACTCTTTTGAAGAGGCAGGATTTGAAAAAGTTGCATACAAAACACAACTTGCAGCACTCGTTGATTTTGGAATTACTGAGCTTTTAGAAAAGATTATGCAAAGCAAGGGATTTGAAGTATATAAAAGGGAGCTTGAAAAGGTTAAAATATTAATAGCTCCCAATCAGATGGGAGAGCGGTTTAAGATGGTAAATATTATTAAACAATAA
- a CDS encoding ankyrin repeat domain-containing protein: MKKILLFLAALTFVLADSVNGWGKLHEAIYKGDLEKVKYLVTYGADIEKSSKAGITPLIMAVKMRNLPIVRYLVEHGADVDDEDLNGMTPLHYAVGQRRYKIVYYLIKHDADINAKNRYGITPLHQAAFMGDIKLIDYLIKMGANPNLKNALGMNPCQLAYAKHKFLVAKYMEPFTKGECIVDNNKR, from the coding sequence ATGAAGAAAATTCTACTTTTTTTAGCAGCTTTAACCTTCGTACTTGCAGATAGTGTCAATGGATGGGGAAAGCTCCATGAAGCTATCTATAAGGGTGATTTGGAAAAGGTAAAATACCTCGTAACTTATGGAGCAGACATCGAAAAGAGCTCAAAAGCCGGCATCACACCCCTTATAATGGCAGTGAAGATGCGCAATCTCCCCATTGTGAGATATCTTGTAGAGCATGGGGCAGATGTAGATGATGAGGATCTCAACGGCATGACACCGCTGCACTATGCAGTAGGGCAAAGAAGATACAAGATAGTCTACTATCTTATCAAACATGATGCAGATATCAATGCTAAAAACAGATACGGTATCACTCCTCTCCATCAGGCTGCATTTATGGGAGATATAAAGCTTATCGATTACCTTATCAAAATGGGTGCCAATCCAAATCTAAAAAATGCATTAGGCATGAATCCTTGTCAGCTTGCTTATGCAAAACACAAATTTTTAGTGGCAAAATATATGGAGCCATTTACCAAAGGAGAGTGTATTGTTGATAACAATAAACGGTGA
- a CDS encoding molybdopterin-dependent oxidoreductase: MKTACPLDCYDACSVIYNGKELKGDKGHPLTRGHLCYKLNHYFDYPQSTTARFKGKEITLDEALDILEEKIKESNEILHFRGSGNVGKMQAVTDLFFSAIGATLTEGSLCDAAGQLGIKQGRGKNLILPLEQIQKSELVIVWGRNIGYTNHHILPFLEGKSLVVIDPVRTNLAKNAAMHLQITPRSDLELACILARFVYMQNREDEAFIEKHTQDYSFYVDFIRSYRMVPTTDKIGVDLVDIATLAELMMDMKTVILVGNGVQKYAHGTEVVRAIDSLAAMLGLFGKEGCGVSFLGDTSAGLDDPFAVKAKRVAKPLVDFGAYDLCFIQGSNPAVTMPNSAKVRAGLQESFTVVFGLYEDETAKMADLFIPAKNFLQKNDIRFSYGHEYVELMPKLEENEKALSEYEFTNAMMNRFGLGELKPEQEYIDHFLKQLKKRGEYYLLPSFEEVPYQEGFEEPFCFIDEVEDESDLITNEYHLITPKAKNAINSQFKRDPYLYVPLSSKLHDGDRVEVVSEYGKLEMEVRLLAELRDDCILAYSGSAINYVTPDRADNWGYNAIFQDVKVSIRKVNES; this comes from the coding sequence ATGAAAACTGCATGTCCTTTAGATTGTTATGATGCATGTAGCGTCATCTATAATGGAAAAGAGCTTAAAGGAGACAAGGGTCACCCTTTAACAAGAGGGCATCTTTGCTACAAGCTCAATCACTACTTCGATTATCCTCAAAGCACCACTGCACGCTTCAAAGGCAAAGAGATAACCCTTGATGAAGCTCTCGATATTTTAGAGGAGAAGATTAAAGAGTCAAATGAGATTCTCCATTTTCGTGGTAGTGGCAATGTAGGCAAGATGCAAGCTGTCACTGATCTTTTCTTTAGTGCAATTGGAGCAACTCTTACCGAAGGAAGCCTCTGTGATGCAGCGGGGCAGCTAGGTATCAAGCAGGGAAGAGGGAAAAATCTCATTCTTCCTTTAGAGCAGATTCAAAAGAGTGAGCTAGTTATTGTGTGGGGGAGAAATATCGGCTATACCAACCATCACATTCTTCCATTTTTAGAGGGTAAATCTCTTGTAGTAATCGATCCGGTGCGTACGAATCTGGCAAAAAATGCTGCTATGCATCTGCAGATTACTCCACGTTCCGACCTTGAGCTAGCCTGCATTCTTGCCCGATTTGTCTATATGCAAAATAGAGAGGATGAAGCATTTATAGAAAAGCATACGCAAGATTATAGTTTCTATGTAGACTTTATCCGCAGTTATCGCATGGTGCCTACCACTGATAAAATTGGCGTAGATCTTGTGGATATCGCAACACTTGCTGAACTTATGATGGATATGAAAACGGTCATTTTGGTAGGTAATGGTGTGCAAAAGTATGCTCATGGCACTGAAGTAGTCAGAGCAATAGATAGTTTGGCTGCGATGCTTGGTCTTTTTGGCAAAGAAGGATGTGGAGTAAGCTTTTTGGGTGATACATCTGCTGGATTGGATGATCCTTTTGCAGTCAAAGCCAAACGGGTAGCAAAACCCTTGGTTGATTTTGGAGCATATGATTTGTGTTTCATTCAAGGCAGCAATCCAGCAGTCACTATGCCAAATAGTGCAAAGGTGAGAGCTGGACTGCAAGAGAGCTTCACTGTTGTTTTTGGACTTTATGAAGATGAGACTGCCAAGATGGCAGATCTTTTTATTCCAGCCAAAAATTTCTTGCAAAAAAACGATATACGCTTTAGCTATGGGCATGAGTATGTTGAGCTGATGCCAAAGCTTGAGGAAAATGAGAAGGCGCTGAGTGAATATGAGTTTACAAATGCAATGATGAACCGTTTTGGATTGGGGGAATTAAAACCAGAGCAAGAATACATCGATCACTTTCTTAAGCAGCTCAAAAAAAGAGGCGAATACTATCTTTTGCCAAGTTTTGAGGAGGTGCCCTATCAAGAGGGTTTCGAAGAGCCTTTTTGCTTCATCGATGAGGTTGAGGATGAGTCAGATCTCATTACAAATGAGTATCATCTCATTACACCAAAAGCCAAAAATGCTATCAATTCACAGTTTAAAAGAGACCCATACCTCTATGTGCCACTCTCAAGTAAACTCCATGATGGTGATAGGGTAGAAGTGGTGAGTGAATATGGAAAACTGGAAATGGAAGTGAGGCTCCTTGCAGAACTGCGCGATGACTGTATCCTCGCCTATAGTGGAAGTGCGATCAACTATGTCACTCCTGATCGTGCAGATAACTGGGGATATAATGCGATCTTTCAAGATGTCAAAGTTTCAATAAGGAAAGTCAATGAATCTTAA
- the thiS gene encoding sulfur carrier protein ThiS, with product MLITINGEQKDIAPNKSIADILKDLKIEDKVMAVAVNMEIVKKEDWEKFTPKEGDKVEFLGFTGGG from the coding sequence TTGTTGATAACAATAAACGGTGAACAAAAAGATATTGCACCAAATAAGAGCATAGCTGATATTTTAAAAGATTTAAAAATTGAAGATAAAGTTATGGCGGTTGCAGTGAATATGGAGATTGTCAAAAAAGAGGATTGGGAAAAGTTTACGCCCAAAGAGGGCGATAAGGTTGAGTTCCTTGGCTTTACAGGTGGGGGATGA
- a CDS encoding ABC transporter permease, translated as MQSILYYMGLPFVSFFRSLEKFGAFIIFEIKLLPLYFKPPLRMHEILQQIDSVGVGSLFVISLTAIFTGLVEAIQLYHGFHKFGAESFMGYTIFVSISKELGPVFGALMLVSRAISAMTAELGTMRVTEQIDAIDTLAIDSRKYLLIPRIIATTISTPVLVIIFVFLANIAAYLISTVALGVNPTEYKNTITTYLEFSDIGTGVIKAVVFGYLISIIGTYIGYFTRGGARGVGIATTKAVVYAAMTIFAANYFLSSLFLFLDW; from the coding sequence ATGCAGAGTATATTGTACTATATGGGGCTTCCTTTTGTCTCATTTTTCCGCTCATTAGAAAAATTTGGTGCATTTATCATTTTTGAAATAAAGCTCTTGCCTCTCTATTTCAAGCCGCCATTGCGTATGCATGAGATTTTACAGCAGATCGACTCAGTGGGAGTTGGATCACTCTTTGTTATTTCACTCACAGCTATTTTTACAGGTCTTGTAGAAGCGATCCAGCTCTATCACGGTTTCCATAAATTTGGTGCAGAGAGTTTCATGGGCTATACGATTTTTGTCTCTATATCCAAAGAGCTTGGTCCTGTTTTTGGCGCTTTGATGCTTGTATCGCGTGCGATAAGTGCTATGACTGCAGAGCTTGGAACGATGCGAGTAACAGAGCAAATCGATGCTATAGATACATTAGCCATTGATAGTAGAAAATATCTCTTGATTCCTCGTATAATTGCTACAACTATCTCTACGCCGGTACTTGTCATCATATTCGTTTTTTTGGCAAATATCGCTGCATACCTCATATCTACTGTAGCACTTGGAGTCAATCCCACTGAATACAAAAACACAATCACAACCTATCTTGAATTTAGTGATATTGGTACTGGTGTGATCAAAGCAGTAGTTTTTGGCTATCTTATCAGTATCATTGGGACGTATATTGGTTATTTTACACGAGGTGGTGCAAGAGGAGTAGGAATTGCAACTACCAAAGCAGTCGTCTATGCCGCTATGACAATATTTGCAGCCAACTACTTCCTCTCTAGCCTCTTTTTGTTTCTTGATTGGTAG